From Deltaproteobacteria bacterium CG11_big_fil_rev_8_21_14_0_20_42_23, the proteins below share one genomic window:
- a CDS encoding acylphosphatase, with amino-acid sequence MIRYTMHISGKVQGVFYRASAQKIAHSLSLMGTVKNLPNGDVEVVAEGEKEALDEFFRWCKEGPTQAEVDSVSRKISSATQEFTAFTILR; translated from the coding sequence ATGATTCGATACACTATGCACATTTCTGGAAAAGTCCAAGGAGTATTTTATCGTGCTTCCGCGCAAAAAATTGCACACTCTCTTTCGCTTATGGGCACCGTAAAAAACTTACCAAACGGAGATGTGGAAGTCGTCGCCGAAGGGGAAAAAGAAGCGCTTGATGAATTCTTTAGATGGTGTAAAGAAGGTCCCACTCAAGCTGAAGTAGATTCTGTCTCAAGAAAAATTTCTTCGGCTACTCAAGAGTTCACAGCATTCACCATTCTTCGCTAA
- a CDS encoding Holliday junction resolvase RuvX: MRILCLDIGTKRIGIAVSDPMGWTAQGLETWERKGQSKDFEHILHLCQEYEVKKIIVGSPLDAEGQKGKSALGIEQLQEKLRAFINQTLPQLEVQSYDERYSTAEAEERLIAANVSRAKRKKVIDKMAAVVILENYLRELESTDI; this comes from the coding sequence ATGAGAATACTTTGCCTCGATATTGGAACAAAACGCATTGGCATTGCGGTTAGCGATCCCATGGGATGGACTGCGCAAGGCTTAGAAACCTGGGAACGAAAAGGGCAATCAAAGGATTTCGAACATATTTTGCATCTATGCCAGGAATATGAAGTGAAAAAAATAATTGTAGGAAGTCCTCTTGATGCTGAAGGCCAAAAAGGAAAGAGTGCATTGGGCATCGAGCAGCTGCAAGAAAAACTGAGGGCTTTCATAAATCAAACGCTTCCCCAGCTTGAAGTGCAAAGTTACGACGAACGCTATTCAACTGCAGAAGCTGAAGAGAGGCTTATCGCAGCTAACGTTAGCAGGGCCAAACGAAAAAAAGTAATCGATAAAATGGCCGCCGTTGTTATTTTGGAAAATTATTTGCGTGAACTAGAGTCTACGGATATTTAG